A region of the Pelecanus crispus isolate bPelCri1 chromosome 1, bPelCri1.pri, whole genome shotgun sequence genome:
GCATGAGTTTGTTCTGCTCCGGAGGAAAACAAGTCTTTGAAGTGTTTTGTGAGATGAAAACAGCCtcaaaaattctgctttcagataAAAATCAGTCAGATTTTCCATTAGCTTTTTCAGCTCCTTGAGCAGAGACCTCCATCTTGGGCTCTTAAATTCTCCTACCAAAACCCACCCGCATGTCATTTCAAAAAGGGACACACTGAAGAGGAAAACCATTGCCTGTCAGAATTACTCCAAACTGCTGTACTACAGCTGGCTGCCAGAAGTGCTTCTTCtagtttgaaaatatttctgcttgtttgtttgtaatTCCCCTGCTGTATAAATTGACTTCTCTTGAAAACTTCAGCCTAACTGCTTGACCAAAGTACAGCGGAACAGTTaccctctggctgctgctgctgcgttTTTATTAAGCACAGGGCATagctttctgaagagaaagTCGATTTGATTTTTTCGTGCCTTTGAAACAGTTCTTTAACTTGCCCTCAGCATTGTGCTCGCCTACTCAGGTCAGCTGCCAAACGTTTTGAAGCATCTTCACTTCCACGAGCGAAGGGCTTTGTGAAGAGGGACCCCACAGGGTCTGAACTACTTCATTCAGGGGATGTAGGCACTGGTGTCCTGTGGCTTCTGTGGGGACAGCTACGACAGCAGCCACGCTCACATCAAATGGGAAGAAAGCTTTTCCATCCCTTTATGCCTCTCCCTGGATATTTGGCTCCTCTTCTCTAATTCTGCACTTGAGGAGGGAATTGGAATCACATTTAAGATATAACACATTTGTTAGCACAGAATCTAAGACTACATCTCATATAACAGCGATTGCTCAGAGCCAAGCATGTCTGCGAACTGGTGGGAATATTCAGAGAACAGCTGCACCAATCCAGATCGACTCAGACCGTTTTGGGAAAAGTCACTTTACAGCcaatcttcctttctctctgtgtaAGAATGAACAGGAGCCTGTTCACTGGCGCCAGTCCCACTTCCcttcttttgtcattttctgttcctctgccagTAGCACTTCTGAGCATCAGACTTATTTTTACATTCATCTAAGATTTCTGCTAAAGCctgaatgaaaagcagaagcagcagttaaCTACTTTTTTGAGCTagtctctgaaaaacaaatgtcctgaaatcacagaatcatagaatgctttgggttggaagggacctttagaggtcatctagcccaacccccctgcagtgagcagggacagctttaaccagatcagggtgctcagagccccgtccaacctgaccttgaatgttgccagggatggggcctctaccacctctctgggcaacctgtgccagtgcctcaccaccctcattgtaaaaaatttctttctaatatctagtctaaatctattcttctttagtttaaatccattattccttgtcctgtcacaacaggccttgctaaaaagattgtccccatcctttctgTAGGCtgcctttaagtactggaaggtcgcaataaggtctccccgcagccttctcttctccaggctgaacaacaccaactccctcagcctggcctcgtaggagaggtgctccagccctcggatcattttggtggccctcctctggacctgctccagcaggtccatgtccttcttgtgctgaggatgtccttcttgtgctgaccAACTTTCTCACTGGAGCTCCCAGCTCTTACTGCTAGAGCAGAGATGTCAGCAAGGACCACCAACTTAACAGACACTTCAGTGTCTAGCCTGTGCCACTGACTTGCAACACCGCAATCTCCTGGCACATATGTGAAGTTATAGCAGGCAACATAGCAAGGTCTAAGCAGGACCATTTTCTTGtagaataataaatattaaaaatatataatataaataataaacataaaatgtttttggtaGGAATACACATCTAGTTGAAACCTCCTTTGTTTTGCATTAATTAAGTTTTGGGTTAATGGATTCCTTATCTCTCTACACCAGCAGGTTTGAATGTAGTGTTTTTGtggtgtttctttctttcatttttctttttaaagaaagagcaGGTCACCTTACCTTGTAGctctgttgcatttttttccgGCTCTTCTGTAGTTGTTTCTTCAGGCTTCTCCAACACAGCTGTCCCTGGCTTCCCATCCACGGTATCAGTCTTAATAGTACCAAGGTTTACCAAAAGTTGCATGACGTCAAACTTCTCAGAAACTGCAATGTTCTCCAGCACTTTGAGGCATTTAAATGATTTAAGTTCACTCACGTTCTCCTCAAGAAAGAGGAGGTAAAGGCTTAAGTCATCAAAACACTTTGACTTGAGTTTCAGAACATCAAAAGTTGGCAGGATTTCATACACTTTGAGGATACCTGAATTCCACCTCCACGGAACAAACATTGCATACACTACCAGCGGCATCACTAGAAGATAGACTAGCAGGTTAATATAGCTGAGTACCTTGAAGACACCAACAGCAATAAGCTTGCACTGAACCACTTCTGGAACAGTTGTGTCATTCTTTAAGATCCCAGTTTTTATAGTGCAGAGAAACTCATCACTCAAAGAGGAGAGGCTAATGTAGTAGCCCAGGTAGAGGCatgcaatgaaaataattaccAGAGTGAGTAAACGGCAgataatgtatttaattattAGGCATTTGGAATTCTTCTTCGTTTTCAGGTACTGCTCCACAATTGGGTATTTAAAATGGCTTTCAGATATTTCCCACAAACTGAAagagagaagggggagaaaaaaaaaaaaaaaaaatcacataggTCAGATGCTGCAGCACTCACCTACCtcaaatttcaaagaaaactcaTATTCTAAAATAGACACAAGATTGGATTCGCTCTCACTGGGGTAAAACAAGGGTAGTTTTATTGAAGTCAatagaaaaacaacagaatagCAGATAAATGACAAATGTTGACACTCTATTACACAAAAGCCACTTAAGAGATGAAAGAGCTCAAAcattggaaaatggaaaaaagtattgcccttgcagcaaaaaaatatttttgttgttttccaatACAAAACAGGTATAGTAAGCAAATCCCTGAGGAAAAGCAGACTTCCCAAGCATTTGTTCAGTAATAGCACACTGGAAGGCTTTTTACTTGTCAAGACGTAACTccacattttaaagaacagacCTAAGTCCCCATTGCATTGCGTGTACCCCCACATGCAAGGAGAAACAGTTACCCTGACCTAGGGCGAAGCAGAAACTGGGTCTGGTTAGAACAGTGCACCAATTTGATCAGAGAGGGGGCTTCtgcttttgttggttttggtgcttggcttttattggttttttttcctttaaacagaaGCTTTGCAGACCTAGATCTGAAAGGACAGGAGATGACAAGTAACAGACTTTTCTCACAGCTTGCAAGTGACTGTCAAGAACATTGAGAACTGAGGAGTGCAGCCATCCCCATTTTCTTATGCTGTGGTGGGTAAAACTAATTAACACCTACTACAACTAAAGAAATCAGGACATCTCAGGTAATTAGTAATCTGAAGAGCTCATCAAATGTTTTCTTcgaaaaaagaaagttataaGTTCCAGCTCCAAGTGCCCATAGTAATGATTTCAgatatcttatttttttttaaccaaattttAAGCGTGTCAGGTCACCATTCAAACCTTTGCAATAAATTTCTAAGAGATTGCAGGTGTCACATCTGTTAAGAGCTtaaggaaaagagcaaagaaagccAAGCTCCAGCATCTTACCTCTGTGTCAAGTTCTCATTAACAGCTGGAACCAAGTCAGTAGGGTCCCTGGGGTCTCCACTGCGGATGCTATTAGCAGCTTTGATTGCCCTGTTATAGGCTTTGTCAAGTTCTTCCATAATAAATTTCAGGTCTGAAGAAAGGTGAGGTGCTGCAGTGAAGCGCCAAAACAAACATGGTAGATACAGCAGGATAGCGACGAGCAGAAGGATATACGGGAAGaactgaagggagaaaaaactcAGATTAGTCTCTTCCTGTATATAAAATGTCAGCCAGTCACCATCATTCCCTATAAGTCTATTAAATTCCCTATAAGCCTATTCAAttctctgtaattttatttaaatgcttttagtGAAACCCACTTTTGTGGTTATTGGGCTGTGCAGGAAAGCAAATTCTCTTTTCAGACAGCTCCAGTAACCTTGCTACTGCTTagagctttgcaaaaaaaaaacccaaaaaaccaaaacggGCAGAATAAAGTTACCATGATCCTGATAACATTTTCATTGCATATTCAGAACTGCACTGCTGGAGCTGAAATTGAGATGCAGGCATTAACCTGGGGAACAACAAATAGGAAAGGCAACCAAAGCAGGTATCAGAGAGgctgactggaagaagaggaTAGTGTCACATAACTCTCCCTCCCAAATGCGTCACCACTGTTCATAGCAACTCAAATGCTCCAAACACCGGCAAAATCTCTCCTGCTCTCCATTAGCTGTCAGGAGGTTAATGAATAGACCATTTATAGCACTGCATTGGCCTGCAAAGACACATGTCTGTTCAGAGTGCCTGACATACAGACACTGTAAAGGATGTAACTACGGTTGTAATATTTAAGGGCATTTAAAAATTTGTAGATAACTCCTGAATGGAAACCAACACATGGCATCAGAATGGTCTGGTGTTAATGCAGCGCCGAGAAGTCAGTTCTTACGCAGTCCCCATTGCTTAGGGAAACAGCTGAAGCAAGTATAAAATACAACAGCTTGAAGTCTTTCCACCTTTCTTCTAGTCACCAATGAGCAGTAGTTTGTCATCATGAGATTTAATCTCTAattccctccagctgctggaaagAAGGCATTTTCTATCTCCTGTGACATTATATTCAAGGTACACATTCATACATAACATTACGCTTACAGAGACATGATGTAAGATCTAGTTAGACAAACAATTAGTTAACAAAATGTACTGCAGATTTGGCTAATCTCTAATTCATTACATTCCACTTTTGATAGTAAGCACACTCAACTCAAATCCAGCATCAGTTCCTATGGGATTTTAAATTAGTTGTGGTGAACAAATTTGAAACAGATTTAAGGCATCTTAAGTGTTACAgccatgcacacatgcacattcATTGAAAAAACTGACGGAGAATTTTAGAGTAAACTTGGACTGAAGTCATTAATCAGTTCAAGTGGAACAGCTCCACTAACATTTGTAGATATTTAACAAGATGAGAAACTGGACCTAATATTAACATGTTAACTTGTGTTTGCATTAATCAAGAGAGAGTAAAGTTTTGTAtgcatgaaataaataatttgatgTTATTGAACATCAATTTAATTGATGGAATTGTTATCCAGGAAAGCTGCTTCTAATAGCACCCACCATTAAAGCAAAATCCTATGTTATTATTAATACTAGGAATGCATATGACATATTAACACATAAATAAACCCTGACTTCTTAAATGAACTGCATCAGCAACTGGAGACCATAATATGAACCATCATTCTGGATGTGCACATTCTCTACAGGGAAGTCACGTCAGAAATTTGTGACACGCAGTAAGACAAAGCCATGAAAAGCACTAAATagccacagaaaacagaaaatgctgtacTTAAAGGTCAGCTTTCCCTTGCAACCCTTCCTATAAATTCATACTTTAACTGTTTCTGCTCAGTAGCATCATAATTGAACTTGGCCAAAATTGCTACTTCGGTCTCTAGATAAGTcctcaggaaagaaaacttcaaGAAAGGCTCACCTTTAAAACTTGAAACAGAAATCCTGCAGGGATGGGCTAACCAGTAACAAGATTGTTTCAGAAACCTAGTTAACAAAGCAGAGTTGACTGTAATTATACTGTACATCCCACTAGAGGTAGCTCTTCCTCACCAGCAAGGAACAAGCATCAACCTAGTGCTATATCATAGCTGTGGCCTGTTCCCTGTCCACAGCAGGGGACTGACCTCAACAGGCCAGAGGGATCCAGGAGATTCCTTCTGATCTCCTGGAATTGCTGGGGACTGCTAATCTGCCCAGTAGTTCCACTGAACCCATACTATCTTctgcaccactaaaccatgctCACCGAATGTATTGTCTATAGTCACCATCAAGGATTTCTTCCACCAAGAACTCTTAACCTATGCCAGCAGCCAAGACAGCCCTTGGGTATAGGTGCTGCTCTTCTTTCCGAACTGCTAACTGCTTTTGACCAAACTGAGCAAGCTCATTCTCTCAAAAACATGTCCTTAGTGGCTGTCATGTCCCAACTCTACTTGCTGCACCCTTGACATGATCTTTTCTCTAGCCCCAGCAGCCTATAGAAATTGTGCAGAGAACTGCCCTCACTacttcttctttcccctcttttctaCGCAGCAGATAACCTCAGATCATCTGGTTTTTTCCCAGATCTGTCCTTTCCAATTGAGATGCAGAGCTCTGGCGTGTCCAATGTGTTTTTGTAGACCTCTCGTCAACTCAAACCCAACAAGAATCTGCCCTCCATATTTATCTCTGTGGACAATGCCACTGGGTCTCTCAAGTCAAAGTCCTGGATGCCTTGATCATAGCTTTATGGTTTCATGGCCAGGCTCTTTCAGTCCTCTGAATTCTGTATTATGTAGAAATAGAAATTATCTGTCTACGAACACAGCTTAAACTTATCTCAGCTCCTCTAAGTTGCTGCAACACCTTTTCCACAGGCCTTAACAAATGCCAGCTCATCTAAGAGTGCTGCAAAGCCTGCTTGACTTCACTTACTTCTGTGTCATACACTGCTTAGCACCCTTCCACTGGTGCCaggcagggaaagaaacaacaaagaaatatCTGATTTAGTAAGGAACAGCCAAAGCTTCTTACATTGGTTTATACCACTTAGATTTACTACTCACTCGTTTGAAATTTTACAGGCATCAGAGGATTTATGAATTTCCTTTCCGACCCCCAAAACTGGAAATGCCACCAGCAGTATCTGATTAAACCATGAGATCTCTGTACCCTGAGGCTTACAGGACATGCGGCAAGAGGCAAGATGGTTGGCACACTGAAGTCACAGCCCAAAACCTGCATTGTCCCAGTCCCCATCTCTTCCTTTATACCTAGAAAAAGACTCTGTGGGCACGTTCTACACTTGTGTAGCACATTGACATCAACCCTGTTGCTCTGCCCCAGACCTCCTCCAATCCCACCCATCTCCCCTGCCTCATTACAGACTGTTGTCTTACAAAGACCAGCCTCTGCCATCTTCCCTtgcacctcctcctctccccaatTCCTTCACCACTGCCTGTTCACCCAGAAGCATCACACCCCTGGGGCAAAGGCACATTTGCAACACGTTTACTAGGCTTCCCCTTGCCAGGCTCTCATCACTCCCAAAGCTGTAGCTTATGGCAGCATGAGAAAACACTATGCAGCTCTTTTCTGAATGGTCTCAAAACCAGAGCAGCAGCGTGACCATTAGTCCAACTCtttttgtttagaaacaaaAGCCTGTATTTGTCAGCCCTTCCACAGCACTTGACACACGACTCCATCCTTCTCGGAttctggcttttttaaaaatgaaagatacGCTTGTTCTATTTGTTAACAGTAGGCTTAGATAACTAGCAAATTGTTTTGAATCATTAAAATTTAAGGCCTTGAACCAACAGGCAGAAGTGAAAGTGCAAAGTCATCTGGCACGAGTCCTAGGTTTCAGAGCAACAGACGGATTACCCAGCTCATCTGACTACATTTTACAGTCACACATAATGACTTCCCATTTTAAGAAGAGGACTCCATGGTATTCACACATGGATGAGCATGTGCCATATGCCTTTCTTTTATGGTTTGAGATTGCATAACTGAAGAAAGGTCCTCTGAAAGCAGATTAGAACAGATACATTAGAAGAGATATAATATCCTATGGTGCAAAATGCTCCTTTCTGAACTTTATTAGTGAAAGTGCATTAAGGGCTACAACACCATGCTTCAACCTGGGTGCCCCAAGCCTTCATTTCCACCCATCTGCAAGGAGAAAAGGGCAGACAAAGACTCAACGAGTTCACCACTCAAAAACAGAATAGCAGAGCTTCAGCTAGGCTAATTCAAGTTTTTGGAAGATACTAAGCATAGATACTGTATAATTAGTATCCAGCATAAGACAGACAAAAGTAGTAGCACATGCACCAGGGACTCGAACTAGAGTCCCCTATATGTTTTCTGCTAAGTATTGCTGAGCTCCTGAAAGCTAAAGATGATGGAAGCAGGTTCACCTGCCTTGCTTGTCCCTTAGTCTGATGGCACACTGGGTGGGACAGCAAGCTCCCAAGGAAGCAGAGCACTAGGAAGCCAAGAGGTCAGCTGCCCCTCATTCTGTACTACTGCAGCTCATTTCGCTTTACAGACCTTTGAGCACTGCATACATTACAGGCTATACCCTTACTCCTCCTGAAAGCCAAGAGCACCTGATACCTGAGCAGGATATGTCTGACAACTCAACACCAGAAACTGCCAAAGCCTGTGTTAACCAGTATTGATAAGGCACTGAAATCCAAGCCTTATCCGAGCAGAAATCTGTGCAGAGGAGGATTCCTTCCTCCAGGCTAAAGACATCTGTGTTCAACATCACTGCTCTGCAACAAGTAACTGAAATGGGAACTGCAGAATTAGTGCCTCTCTATCTCACGGCTGTACTTTGAGAGTAACACATCCTACAGGACAGTCAAAGACAAAAAGAGGACCAGATCTGATACCGGCTGTTTGGTAGCCTGTGGCACAACACTCCACCAAGCCCTGCAATATAGAAAGCGTGATCTTTCTGGACAGTGAGAGCTTAGGAAATAGGATGTCCAGGAGTGTTATGATGCAGAGCGCTCATCCCCCATCTCAGCACAACACATTGTTTTCAGTCTTGTGTTCTACACTTGCAAAAGCAGCTATAAAAGTTATCATCAAAGCAAATAATTCATGCACATCAAAATGCTTACACTTTCTAGATGTGTGCTGTTTTCTTATATCACTGACCATAAACAAGTTgagcaattttaaaatcaatactagctactatgaatggagaagaaaaataacctgCATTCACGCAGTCTGAACTCTAGAAATCTATTTAACACACTGACCTCTTTTGAAGTCATGACCATTTATTCAAGTGCCTGCATTTGCTCCTCTCATGAAGATTACCTGCATGAACTGAATgtatattttccaaaacaacTCTTGTCTTACCAGAATTTGTGaacatataaaaaaaccccaacttctTCATAAGCTCAAATATGCTTTTGTTATCCAAAGAACATGTAACTGCCAAGGGTGGTGTGACCCAAAAGGCATTTTCAAGGGCCTAATCTACAGAGGTCTGAATAAAGATGGCTGGCAGAAGACAAGAACCCCTTTAGCAACATTTAGAAAACAACAGTCTTCTAATTTTACTGCATCTTCAGTCTTATTTCCTCTGGGCAAACACTATTAACGTGACTGCAAGCATTCAGACTTCTACCGTACCTAATAGTGGTCAAACACTAACTTTATGTACAATAGCACAAAGCTGTTAAGCTGCACAGGTCTGAATTACAGCCTTGAGAAGATTGATTGGCATACACTACTCAACAAAGAAGGAAGCACTGAAGTGTCTTCACTCACTtgagatgaaaatatttcttattgaAAAATAAGATCATGGTGAAGTGCCCGCTTCTTCAGTTCCAAATTTCTGTATGCCGCCATGAAGAGCCTAAGCAAAGGCACCAGCCCCCAAACAGGCTAACGACAGCAACTCCATGTTTCCGGAAGCAAAGGTATTAAGCTCCCTCTGGATATCATCCTATTCCTGTTTTGAGTCAATGGGAGAGGTTTCatatgaggagcggctgagggaactggggttgtttagcctggagaagaggaggctgaggggagaccttctcgctctctacaactacctgaaaggaggttgtagtgaggtgggtgttgggctcttctcccaagtagataacgataggacaagaggaaatgggctcaagctgcgccaggggaggtttaggttggatattaggaaaaatttcttcacggaaagggtagtcaagcattggaacaggctgcccagagaggtggtggagtcaccatccctggaagtgttcaaaaaacggttAGACGTGAcactctgggacacggtttagtgggcatgacGGTGTTAGGTTGAtgcttggactgatgatcttagaggtcctttccaatcttaatgattcctagtttttactttcattataaatgatccagccaccaagccaggaggcgtggggttgctactctacccttaattggtttagtggtggacttggtagtgttaggttaatggttggactggatgatcttaaaggtcttctccaacctaaatgattctatgattctgtgacttgTTTTCAGGACAGAAACATGAGCTATCGTTCTGAAGGTTGAGATATCCTGCCTCCAGATCTGAAAGTGAATCTCAAACCATACATGACCTTTTTTTACCCAACCTGTTACTTACAGCTTAAAAAATTTTTCCATGCACTATGGATTAAAGAGGCTTCGCAGTGCAGTCTTCTCTTCCACTGGACTGCAAGGACTGCCCACTCACAATGGCTAAAAGCTTGTTTCTATTCCAGGTAAGGATGAAGCTAAGTTTTATCAAAATAAGTTGTCAGGTGGAACACTCATCTTCAGAGACAAGAAGCAAACTATCTGCACAGAGGGAGCAAATACATGACTCTTCCATCCCACATCAGCACTGTCTCTCTTTCCCACTCATCTTTAGAAACCAGTATCTCTGTTTTGACACTTCAGATAGATACAAGAAACCTCTTGAAGGAATTCAGCCTGAATGGAAAAccccagaagaaaacagacaacagAATAGCAAAGCCCAAGCAGACTAAGTTTCATCAATGACAAATCTGAAGATGGGCCTTGTCAGAGGACTCAACCATATAAGCATTTTGTCAGCTTTTTCACTGACAAAGAGGAGGAAATCTTAGCATTAAACTAAGAACATATGCAGGACATACCATAGTCTCTTCTTTCCATTTATCTATCTGCAGATTGTTTCTTGAATTGTGCATTTGAGTACAAaactcattttgctttctgctaaGGGTTATGCAGTGTGAAGAGTTATTCCAGGATCACTGGAAATTTCAAAAATCCTGTTCTCCAAGGAGAGAGGCCCTAGGCACCCTCTGGGACTGCACAGGCCACTAGAGAGGCAGGGAACGCAGAAAGTTGCAGTATGCTCCTCCTCTCCACTCCAAAACAAGTTTCCAAACTGATAAATTCAAGTG
Encoded here:
- the PANX1 gene encoding pannexin-1 is translated as MAIAHIATEYVFSDFLLKEPPETRYKGLRLELALDKIVTCIAVGLPLLLISLAFAQEVSIGAQISCFAPSSFSWRQAAYVDSYCWAAVQQKQPSQNNLENIPLWLHKFFPYILLLVAILLYLPCLFWRFTAAPHLSSDLKFIMEELDKAYNRAIKAANSIRSGDPRDPTDLVPAVNENLTQSLWEISESHFKYPIVEQYLKTKKNSKCLIIKYIICRLLTLVIIFIACLYLGYYISLSSLSDEFLCTIKTGILKNDTTVPEVVQCKLIAVGVFKVLSYINLLVYLLVMPLVVYAMFVPWRWNSGILKVYEILPTFDVLKLKSKCFDDLSLYLLFLEENVSELKSFKCLKVLENIAVSEKFDVMQLLVNLGTIKTDTVDGKPGTAVLEKPEETTTEEPEKNATELQVLTDHDASGSVSPREDKKLRQRLIDSSC